Sequence from the Fulvivirga ligni genome:
AGTGTCAGTATACTGGGAAAGAATCAAACCAGAAAGGTCTCAAATAGCCATATGAAACCCCTCTAGGCCTGAGACTTGATAAACTGAGTAGGAGTTATACCTGTTTCCTTCTTGAAAGCACGATAAAAAGAAGCCTTAGAACGAAAGCCTACCTCTTGCCCTAATCCCATAATGGAGTACTTATGGCTGTCGGGTTGAAGAATGCGTTCTTTAAAAGCCATCACTCGATGCTGATTAATGAGATCGTTGAAATTTGTGTGTAGAGATTCGTTAATTAGAATAGACAAACTATTAATTGGCCAATTAAGGTGATTGGCCAACTTGGCAATGGTCAGGCTTGAATCCTGATAGAGCTTTTCTTCCTTGAGCGCAATTAGGAGGTGATTCTTCCGGTCATCCAGCTCATGTTCTGAAAAACTAAACTTCGCTATGCGAGCAGCATAAACTTCTATCACTGGAGCGTATTTTAACAAGTACATATACCCCAGAAAGTATATCCATAAACAGACCAGGATTCCCAAAGGCTTATACAGTAGAAATGAATTTCCATCTAAATCCTCAATAAAGATTAACCCAATCGGAATGGCCAGGACCAGAAAGCCAATGATCAGGCTCCATGAACCAATCAGGAAGTTGAGCCATCTTTTGATATTTTGAAACTCTTTCAGCACTCTTTTCGCTTCAACGGATTCTTTATAGATAAAATAGGTGTAAATGCTTAGTTGTGCAGCGCCTAAATAAGAAATAGCCAAGGCTATGGACTGTATTGTAAGAATATTTGCATAGGCCCACTCCATATGGCTTCTGATATAAAGAAAGAAGGCAGTGAAGAAAATACCATCCAACACAAGTGATGGCAAAAAATGAAATAGGTCTTTTTTTCGAAAAGTTCTCTTTGGATCCTTGATATACATAACATGGAGATATGCCAGGGGACCATAAGTCAGACTGAACTCCATCGGAACGGGGAATTTGGCATTGAATGCGCTGATGGACTCTTCCAGAATGAGGTGCAAAAGGGAGAGTGAGAACAAAAAGACAAGCGAGCCGAAAAAGAGGTTGCTTTTACCGGCTGGTCTCCGAAAGATGATAATAAATGACAGTACCA
This genomic interval carries:
- a CDS encoding helix-turn-helix domain-containing protein; the protein is MAVFQGVVLSFIIIFRRPAGKSNLFFGSLVFLFSLSLLHLILEESISAFNAKFPVPMEFSLTYGPLAYLHVMYIKDPKRTFRKKDLFHFLPSLVLDGIFFTAFFLYIRSHMEWAYANILTIQSIALAISYLGAAQLSIYTYFIYKESVEAKRVLKEFQNIKRWLNFLIGSWSLIIGFLVLAIPIGLIFIEDLDGNSFLLYKPLGILVCLWIYFLGYMYLLKYAPVIEVYAARIAKFSFSEHELDDRKNHLLIALKEEKLYQDSSLTIAKLANHLNWPINSLSILINESLHTNFNDLINQHRVMAFKERILQPDSHKYSIMGLGQEVGFRSKASFYRAFKKETGITPTQFIKSQA